TTGCGTCATTTCGCCTTTCCTGCCGACTATCGGGTTGCTGTGTTCATTGCCCTGATACGTGCTGTACCCGTCCGAATTGAAACTGCAATTGTCATAATTTCCAATGGTTCCCGCGCCGGCTGCAAAAAGGGAATGGCGCAATTTCCCGGCATTTTCCGGAATGGTATAGGTGACCAGTTTTCGGATAAAATCATGCTTTGGAACCAGAATTTTGGTGTTTTTCAATCCCAGGGCATCGCAGAAAATTTTATTCACGCCATTTTGATGGTTATCCAAAGCCGTATGTACAGCATAAATGGCAATGTCATTCTTAATGGCTTTCATGACGGCGCGTTCGACATAATTTTTGCCGGTGATTTTTTTCAACCCTGAAAATAAAATCGGATGGAAGCAAACCACGAGATTGCATTTTTTTGCAATGGCTTCGTCAATCACATTTTCCAAAGCATCATGGCAAACCAGCACGCCTGTAGCTTCATGTTCTGCATTGCCGACGAGCAACCCGACATTGTCAAAATCTTCGGCATAAGCCAGCGGCGCCATTTCCTCAAGCACGGAAAGTATTTCTTTTATCAGCATAATTTTAAAAGGTAACTAAAGTATCCAAAGATAAAATATTCTACTTTCGTAACATGATTTTGCTGCGAATAATGCTCTTCCCATTTGCCGTTTTATATGGCTGGATTACCCGTTTTCGGAATTGGCTGTACGATAAAGGGGTTTTAAAATCGTATTCATTCGATATTCCTGTGATTGCCGTTGGAAATCTAAGTGTGGGCGGGACAGGCAAAACACCGCAGATTGAATACCTGATACGGTTGCTTTCGGTGGAATATAATGTAGCGGTCTTGAGCAGGGGCTATAAAAGAAAATCGAAAGGTTTTGTTTTGGCTGATACCAATTCGAATGCAGAAACGCTCGGTGATGAACCATACCAGTATTACCGGAAATTTCAAAATGTCCAGGTGGCAGTCGATGCCGATAGAAAAAACGGCATTACGCAATTGCTGTCACAACATGAAAAACCTGATGTAATTTTGCTGGATGATGCTTATCAGCACAGGAAGGTCAAAGCTGGTTTTTATATTTTGCTCACCTCTTATGACGATTTATATGCCGACGATTTTATGCTGCCGACAGGAAATCTTCGTGAGGGCAGGAATGGTGCCAAACGCGCGGACATCATCATTGTTACGAAATGCCCGGCAGGGATTTCTGAAAAAGAGCGAAATGAGATCAGCCACCGATTGAAAATCAGCAATAAACAAGCGCTTTTTTTTACTTACATCAGTTATGATGACAGGATTTACGGAAATAATGACATCATTCCGGTTTCTGATATTATAGCAAAACATAAAACACTTGTTGCGGGAATCGCAAAACCACTGCCTTTTTTTGAGCACCTTAGGAACGAAAGAGATGTATTGATGACTTTTCCGGACCATCATGATTTTTCTATGGAAGATGTGAGTAAAATCACAGAAAAACCAGACAATTTAATAGTTACCACCGAAAAAGATTATGTGCGCCTGATTGACAAACTTCAAAGCGACAGGCTTTTTTACCTTCCGATCAAAACTGCTTTTGTTTCAGGACAGCAGGATTTCAATCAAAAAGTTAAAAGCGTTTTCCTAAAACGAGGTGAGATTACTTCTGTCAAAAATTAACAATTACTACGGTTTTTACGCAGTATAATGTTTTGGGGAATTTGTATTTTTCCTTAGGGGAAGGGACAAATGTATCCCTACGGAAATATAAAACAGATTCGGTACATAAAAACCGTAGTAATTGTTAAAGTTTTAGTTTGGGACATATTTAATAGTTGTACTATCAATCAATTAGGGCAGTGTTAAATAAAAAGGCTGCAGAATCATCCGCAGCCTTTGATTTTACTGGATCAAGAATTTATCTGATGATCAGTTTTTTGATTGTAAAAGAATCTCCTGCGTAAATTTTAACTAGATAAAGTCCGCTCGCAAGATCGTTAATTTCAATTGTATTATTAGAATTTAAGGTTTTCGAGATCTTTTTGCCTAAGACGGAATAAAACTCCACTTTCGAAACTTCGAAGCTTTTGGCCTCAATATTCAAAAGATTGTCGGCAGGATTTGGATACAAAGAGATCGATTTCTCCAAAGTTGGATTTTCAACAGCCAATGCGCAATCTTCCCCGACGGTATACATGAAATATTTCGTGACGGCCAGGCCGCCTGCAAATGCGAATTTCACACCATAACTGATGTCGGTTCCAGGAGTTTGCCCCGTCAGTGTTTTGGAGAATTGTAAACCGCCGGTATTTGTCATCTGCGCTTCCGAAAATGGGTTTTGATGCCATAAATACGCAACCACACCCACTTTATCGGTATCGAGCAATTCAAAAGTAATGGTCACAGCTGTTCCATTAGTCATAAAAGAATAATTGTAGCCTGTGGAGAACGTGCCTTGCTGCGCTTCATTGCTTGTTCCGGAACATGAAGTACTTGTATCTGCAGCAGTTGTTGCGTGCAGGACGATAGCATTGTTGGCTGCATTATTTCCGGCGATATCACTTGCGTTGATGGTGAAAGTGTATGGAGTTTCAGGACTCAGGTTGCTTATGATTACAGATTTCTGGACTCCGGAAACGCCGGTAGCTGATATAGATTCAGAGCCATATCCGATAGTGTACGTTATATTTCCGGAATCATCGTCAGCATTCAGCAGCAACTGCACGGTGGTTGAAGTGACCGTTCCGACCGTTGCAGTAAAATTTGTTGGTGCCTGGGTATCCGGCCCGCTTACGCCACAATCGTCGCCCACCACGTAACTGATGTATTTGGTAACGGCAAGGCCACCTGCAAAAGCGAATTTACAGGCATAAGTAATGGTTTCACCTGGCGTTAATCCGGACAGTGTTTTTGAAAACGTCAACCCGGAAGTGTTGTCCATCTGGGTTTCTGCAAATGGTGATTGTTTCCACAGATAGGCGACAACGCCCGCTTTATCCGTGTCAAGCATGGTGAATGTTACTGTCACGTTGTTTCCGACAGTTTCAAAAGTCGCATCATAACCGATGGAAAATGTGCCTTGCTGGGCTTCATCTGAAGTTTCAGAACAGGACATCAATTGCGAAACAGTTATGGCAATGGGCTGTGAAGTGCTTTGTGCCGTGCCATTGTCGGTTGCGACCGCTGTAATGCTGTGTGTGCCTATTGCAGCGTTTGTCCAGTCAAAGCTATATGGCGCGGTGTCATCAGTTCCTATTTCAGTTGTGCCGTCATAAAATGCCACAGCAGTAATATTTCCATCCAAATCTGTGGCAATAGCATTGATAGCAATAACGGTGCCTTCAACATAAGCGGTATTATTCAATGGTGCTGTTAACGAAACAGAAGGCGCGGCGTTTCCACTTGCAGATACGATGATAAGCACCTCATCTGTAGCCTCATATTCGCCATCGCTGACGGTAAGCCTGCATTTGTAAACTCCTTCAACAAGATTTGAAATGTTAGGTGATGCAAGGGAAATATCATCAAAATGAATTGTTGACGGACCATAAATTTGTTCCCAATGATAATTGATCGGCTGTCCATCCGGATCATTGCTTAAGGAACCGTTTAGTATCGCTGTGGTTGCAGGCAATACTACTGTAATATTTTCTCCGGCATTGGCAATGGGAGG
This genomic stretch from Flavobacterium pallidum harbors:
- a CDS encoding Nif3-like dinuclear metal center hexameric protein, with product MLIKEILSVLEEMAPLAYAEDFDNVGLLVGNAEHEATGVLVCHDALENVIDEAIAKKCNLVVCFHPILFSGLKKITGKNYVERAVMKAIKNDIAIYAVHTALDNHQNGVNKIFCDALGLKNTKILVPKHDFIRKLVTYTIPENAGKLRHSLFAAGAGTIGNYDNCSFNSDGYSTYQGNEHSNPIVGRKGEMTQTPEIKIEVTFEKHLESNILKALFSNHVYEEVAYEIYALENQHQNIGLGMIGELETTYNEVDFLHFVKDKMGCGGIRHSAFRHKNVHKVAVLGGAGSFAISHAIRAGADAFLTSDLKYHQFYEAEGKLLLADIGHFESERYTKNYIVDYLTKKMPNFAFILSKENTNPVKYL
- the lpxK gene encoding tetraacyldisaccharide 4'-kinase produces the protein MILLRIMLFPFAVLYGWITRFRNWLYDKGVLKSYSFDIPVIAVGNLSVGGTGKTPQIEYLIRLLSVEYNVAVLSRGYKRKSKGFVLADTNSNAETLGDEPYQYYRKFQNVQVAVDADRKNGITQLLSQHEKPDVILLDDAYQHRKVKAGFYILLTSYDDLYADDFMLPTGNLREGRNGAKRADIIIVTKCPAGISEKERNEISHRLKISNKQALFFTYISYDDRIYGNNDIIPVSDIIAKHKTLVAGIAKPLPFFEHLRNERDVLMTFPDHHDFSMEDVSKITEKPDNLIVTTEKDYVRLIDKLQSDRLFYLPIKTAFVSGQQDFNQKVKSVFLKRGEITSVKN